Proteins encoded within one genomic window of Agelaius phoeniceus isolate bAgePho1 chromosome 9, bAgePho1.hap1, whole genome shotgun sequence:
- the SEC24C gene encoding protein transport protein Sec24C isoform X2: MSVNQQTHTGPPYGQPQPGYQGFQQPAYGGQSLPGAPQSQYGAYNGPVPGYQQPVPPQGYYPSLGFPSKGSPVSLNSDTSLAPNFIGSLRAPPTSGAPPPASGASHPSGHVAYSQFEHGDVQNGIPASAAPVQRPPASQPFLPGSAPTPVSQISTFQQYGPPPGSVQQLRNHMAGMTIGSTAASAPPPAGLGYASVPPVSGSVSATGSGLYTPYSASQGPPLPSVSQALPVAQPPFPGQTIPTQRLPAQVPGFTPPPPSTGVGPSSYPPTTGAPRPPAMPGPPLPGQTVAGPPSSQPNHVSSPPPPSAMAGLHPGPPMSGLHGPPPPTHPPQPGYQMQQNGSFGQMRGPQPNYGGAYPGAPNYGSPPGPPPPPKRLDPDSIPSPIQVIEDDRNNRGSEPFVTGVRGQVPPLVTTNFLVKDQGNASPRYIRCTSYNIPCTSDMAKQSQVPLAAVIKPLATLPPEETLPYLVDHGESGPVRCNRCKAYMCPFMQFIEGGRRFQCCFCSCVTEVPPHYFQHLDHTGKRVDFYDRPELSLGSYEFLATVDYCKNNKFPSPPAFIFMIDVSYNAVKSGLVRLICEELKSLLDYLPREGNMEESAIRVGFVTYNKVLHFYNVKSSLAQPQMMVVSDVADMFVPLLDGFLVNVNESRTVIASLLDQIPEMFADTRETETVFAPVIQAGLEALKAAECAGKLFIFHTSLPIAEAPGKLKNRDDRKLINTDKEKTLFQPQTSFYNNLAKDCVAQGCCVDLFLFPNQYLDVATLGVVPYQTGGSIYKYAYFQLETDQYRFLNDLRRDVQKEVGFDAVMRVRTSTGIRATDFFGAFYMSNTTDVEMAGLDCDKTITVEFKHDDKLSEDSGALLQCALLYTSCAGQRRLRIHNLSLNCCTQLADLYRNCETDTLINYLAKYAYRGVLSSPVKTVRDALINQCAQILACYRKNCASPSSAGQLILPECMKLLPVYLNCVLKSDVLQPGPEVTTDDRAYIRHLVTSMDVAETNVFFYPRLLPLTKADVDSDSLPAAIRNSEERLSKGDIYLLENGLNIFVWVGVNVQQSLIQNLFGVSSFSQISNALSTLPVLENPFSKKVRSIVDMLQGQRSRYMKLIIVKQEDKLEMLFKHFLVEDKSLSGGASYVDFLCHMHKEIRQLLS, encoded by the exons GTTACTATCCTTCCTTGGGGTTTCCTTCGAAGGGCTCTCCTGTATCTCTCAACTCTGACACTTCTCTTGCACCTAATTTCATAG GTTCATTAAGAGCCCCACCAACATCTGgagctcctcctccagcctctgGAGCATCTCATCCTTCTGGCCATGTGGCATACAGTCAGTTTGAACATGGAGATGTGCAGAATGGAATtccagcctcagcagccccagtgcagag GCCACCTGCTTCTCAGCCGTTTCTGCCAGGCTCAGCACCCACGCCTGTCAGCCAGATATCTACGTTCCAGCAATATGGGCCCCCCCCAGGCAGcgtgcagcagctcaggaatcACATGGCAGGGATGACAATTGGCTCtactgcagcctctgctcctcctccagctggacTGGGCTATG CATCGGTTCCTCCAGTCTCAGGAAGCGTCAGTGCAACGGGATCTGGTCTCTACACACCTTACAGTGCGAGCCAAGGACCCCCTcttcccagtgtgtcccaggcTCTTCCTGTGGCACAGCCTCCGTTTCCTGGTCAGACAATACCAACTCAGCGCCTGCCTGCTCAAGTTCCTGGTTTTACCCCACCTCCTCCTTCTACAGGGGTTGGACCTTCCTCTTACCCTCCTACCACAGGTGCTCCAAGGCCACCTGCCATGCCAGGCCCACCACTGCCTGGGCAGACAGTTGCTGGACCACCATCCTCCCAGCCTAATCATGTTTCCTCACCACCACCTCCATCAGCTATGGCGGGGCTGCACCCTGGGCCTCCCATGAGTGGTCTTCATGGACCACCTCCTCCCACTCATCCTCCTCAGCCAGGATACCAAATGCAGCAGAATG GTTCCTTTGGACAGATGAGGGGTCCCCAGCCAAACTATGGAGGAGCCTATCCAGGAGCACCAAATTATGGAAGTCCCCCTGGACCACCACCTCCACCAAAACGCTTGGATCCAGATTCCATTCCTAGTCCT ATTCAAGTGATTGAAGATGACAGAAATAACCGTGGGTCAGAACCATTTGTCACTGGAGTGAGAGGGCAGGTCCCACCTCTTGTTACTACAAATTTCTTGGTCAAGGATCAAG GTAATGCAAGCCCCCGCTACATCAGATGCACATCTTACAATATTCCCTGCACGTCTGACATGGCCAAACAATCCCAAGTTCCTCTGGCTGCCGTCATAAAGCCGCTGGCTACTCTGCCACCGGAGGAG ACCCTTCCTTATTTGGTAGACCACGGAGAATCCGGTCCTGTCCGATGCAATAGGTGCAAAGCTTACATGTGCCCTTTTATGCAATTCATTGAAGGTGGAAGGAGGTTCCAGTGTTGTTTCTGCAGCTGTGTCACTGAGG ttCCACCTCACTACTTCCAACATTTGGATCATACTGGAAAGCGAGTAGATTTCTATGACCGACCTGAGTTATCACTGGGGTCATACGAGTTTCTAGCAACAGTTGACTATTGCAAG AATAACAAGTTCCCTAGTCCACCTGCTTTCATTTTTATGATTGATGTGTCTTACAATGCTGTGAAGAGTGGCTTAGTGAGGCTAATATGTGAAGAATTAAAGTCACTCCTGGATTATCTGCCCAG GGAAGGGAACATGGAGGAATCAGCCATTCGAGTGGGCTTTGTCACCTACAACAAAGTTTTACACTTCTATAACGTGAAGAGCTCACTGGCACAGCCACAAATGATGGTGGTCTCAGATGTGGCAGATATGTTTGTGCCACTCCTTGATGGTTTTCTGGTGAATGTCAATGAGTCCAGGACAGTTATTGCCAG TTTGCTGGATCAGATTCCAGAAATGTTTGCAGACACGAGAGAAACAGAAACTGTTTTTGCACCTGTGATtcaagcagggctggaggcgCTGAAG gcagctgagTGTGCTGGCAAGCTCTTCATTTTCCACACCTCTCTGCCCATTGCAGAGGCTCCAGGGAAGTTAAAGAACAGGGATGATAGGAAACTGATCAACACAGATAAGGAGAAG ACTTTGTTTCAACCACAGACGAGCTTTTACAACAACTTGGCCAAGGACTGTgtggcccagggctgctgtgtggATCTATTCCTGTTTCCAAACCAGTATTTGGATGTGGCCACGCTGGGTGTGGTACCTTACCAGACAGGAGGCTCCATTTATAAGTATGCCTATTTCCAG CTGGAGACAGACCAGTACAGATTCCTGAACGACTTGAGAAGGGACGTCCAGAAAGAAGTGGGATTTGATGCCGTAATGAGAGTGCGCACAAGCACAG GTATTAGAGCAACGGACTTTTTTGGAGCTTTCTATATGAGCAACACAACTGATGTAGAGATGGCAGGTCTGGACTGTGATAAAACAATAACAGTGGAATTCAAGCATGATGATAAATTGAGTGAAGATAGTGGTGCACTGCTTCAG tgtGCTCTGCTGTATACAAGTTGTGCAGGACAGCGACGGCTCCGCATTCACAATCTCTCCTTAAACTGCTGCACGCAGCTTGCTGACCTCTATCGGAACTGTGAGACTGACACCCTCATCAACTACTTGGCTAAGTATG CATATCGTGGAGTCCTGAGTAGTCCAGTGAAGACTGTACGAGATGCACTGATCAACCAGTGTGCCCAGATCCTAGCCTGCTATCGAAAGAACTGTGCTAGTCCCTCTTCTGCTGGCCAG CTCATCCTCCCTGAATGCATGAAGCTGCTTCCTGTGTACTTGAACTGTGTGTTGAAGAGTGACGTTCTTCAGCCCGGCCCAGAGGTCACAACGGATGACCGTGCCTACATCCGTCACTTAGTGACATCCATGGACGTGGCTGAAActaatgttttcttttatccCAGGCTTTTGCCTCTG ACCAAAGCAGATGTTGACAGTGATTCCTTGCCAGCAGCCATTCGGAACTCCGAGGAGCGTCTCTCCAAGGGTGACATCTACCTGCTGGAGAATGGGCTGAACATCTTTGTGTGGGTGGGAGTCAACGTGCAGCAAAGCCTGATCCAGAACCTCTTTGGAGTGTCATCCTTCAGTCAAATTAGCAATGCCTTG AGTACCCTGCCAGTCTTGGAAAACCCCTTTTCAAAGAAAGTTCGGTCTATTGTTGATATGCTTCAAGGGCAGAGATCCCGCTACATGAAG TTGATAATTGTGAAGCAAGAAGATAAGCTGGAAATGCTGTTCAAACACTTTCTAGTGGAGGACAAGAGTCTGAGTGGGGGGGCTTCATATGTGGACTTCCTGTGTCACATGCACAAGGAGATTCGGCAGCTACTGAGCTAG
- the SEC24C gene encoding protein transport protein Sec24C isoform X1 yields MSVNQQTHTGPPYGQPQPGYQGFQQPAYGGQSLPGAPQSQYGAYNGPVPGYQQPVPPQGYYPSLGFPSKGSPVSLNSDTSLAPNFIGSLRAPPTSGAPPPASGASHPSGHVAYSQFEHGDVQNGIPASAAPVQRPPASQPFLPGSAPTPVSQISTFQQYGPPPGSVQQLRNHMAGMTIGSTAASAPPPAGLGYASVPPVSGSVSATGSGLYTPYSASQGPPLPSVSQALPVAQPPFPGQTIPTQRLPAQVPGFTPPPPSTGVGPSSYPPTTGAPRPPAMPGPPLPGQTVAGPPSSQPNHVSSPPPPSAMAGLHPGPPMSGLHGPPPPTHPPQPGYQMQQNGSFGQMRGPQPNYGGAYPGAPNYGSPPGPPPPPKRLDPDSIPSPQLNELPPQQKPRHRIDPDAIPSPIQVIEDDRNNRGSEPFVTGVRGQVPPLVTTNFLVKDQGNASPRYIRCTSYNIPCTSDMAKQSQVPLAAVIKPLATLPPEETLPYLVDHGESGPVRCNRCKAYMCPFMQFIEGGRRFQCCFCSCVTEVPPHYFQHLDHTGKRVDFYDRPELSLGSYEFLATVDYCKNNKFPSPPAFIFMIDVSYNAVKSGLVRLICEELKSLLDYLPREGNMEESAIRVGFVTYNKVLHFYNVKSSLAQPQMMVVSDVADMFVPLLDGFLVNVNESRTVIASLLDQIPEMFADTRETETVFAPVIQAGLEALKAAECAGKLFIFHTSLPIAEAPGKLKNRDDRKLINTDKEKTLFQPQTSFYNNLAKDCVAQGCCVDLFLFPNQYLDVATLGVVPYQTGGSIYKYAYFQLETDQYRFLNDLRRDVQKEVGFDAVMRVRTSTGIRATDFFGAFYMSNTTDVEMAGLDCDKTITVEFKHDDKLSEDSGALLQCALLYTSCAGQRRLRIHNLSLNCCTQLADLYRNCETDTLINYLAKYAYRGVLSSPVKTVRDALINQCAQILACYRKNCASPSSAGQLILPECMKLLPVYLNCVLKSDVLQPGPEVTTDDRAYIRHLVTSMDVAETNVFFYPRLLPLTKADVDSDSLPAAIRNSEERLSKGDIYLLENGLNIFVWVGVNVQQSLIQNLFGVSSFSQISNALSTLPVLENPFSKKVRSIVDMLQGQRSRYMKLIIVKQEDKLEMLFKHFLVEDKSLSGGASYVDFLCHMHKEIRQLLS; encoded by the exons GTTACTATCCTTCCTTGGGGTTTCCTTCGAAGGGCTCTCCTGTATCTCTCAACTCTGACACTTCTCTTGCACCTAATTTCATAG GTTCATTAAGAGCCCCACCAACATCTGgagctcctcctccagcctctgGAGCATCTCATCCTTCTGGCCATGTGGCATACAGTCAGTTTGAACATGGAGATGTGCAGAATGGAATtccagcctcagcagccccagtgcagag GCCACCTGCTTCTCAGCCGTTTCTGCCAGGCTCAGCACCCACGCCTGTCAGCCAGATATCTACGTTCCAGCAATATGGGCCCCCCCCAGGCAGcgtgcagcagctcaggaatcACATGGCAGGGATGACAATTGGCTCtactgcagcctctgctcctcctccagctggacTGGGCTATG CATCGGTTCCTCCAGTCTCAGGAAGCGTCAGTGCAACGGGATCTGGTCTCTACACACCTTACAGTGCGAGCCAAGGACCCCCTcttcccagtgtgtcccaggcTCTTCCTGTGGCACAGCCTCCGTTTCCTGGTCAGACAATACCAACTCAGCGCCTGCCTGCTCAAGTTCCTGGTTTTACCCCACCTCCTCCTTCTACAGGGGTTGGACCTTCCTCTTACCCTCCTACCACAGGTGCTCCAAGGCCACCTGCCATGCCAGGCCCACCACTGCCTGGGCAGACAGTTGCTGGACCACCATCCTCCCAGCCTAATCATGTTTCCTCACCACCACCTCCATCAGCTATGGCGGGGCTGCACCCTGGGCCTCCCATGAGTGGTCTTCATGGACCACCTCCTCCCACTCATCCTCCTCAGCCAGGATACCAAATGCAGCAGAATG GTTCCTTTGGACAGATGAGGGGTCCCCAGCCAAACTATGGAGGAGCCTATCCAGGAGCACCAAATTATGGAAGTCCCCCTGGACCACCACCTCCACCAAAACGCTTGGATCCAGATTCCATTCCTAGTCCT caacttaATGAGCTGCCACCCCAGCAGAAACCCAGGCACAGAATAGACCCAGATGCAATTCCTAGTCCA ATTCAAGTGATTGAAGATGACAGAAATAACCGTGGGTCAGAACCATTTGTCACTGGAGTGAGAGGGCAGGTCCCACCTCTTGTTACTACAAATTTCTTGGTCAAGGATCAAG GTAATGCAAGCCCCCGCTACATCAGATGCACATCTTACAATATTCCCTGCACGTCTGACATGGCCAAACAATCCCAAGTTCCTCTGGCTGCCGTCATAAAGCCGCTGGCTACTCTGCCACCGGAGGAG ACCCTTCCTTATTTGGTAGACCACGGAGAATCCGGTCCTGTCCGATGCAATAGGTGCAAAGCTTACATGTGCCCTTTTATGCAATTCATTGAAGGTGGAAGGAGGTTCCAGTGTTGTTTCTGCAGCTGTGTCACTGAGG ttCCACCTCACTACTTCCAACATTTGGATCATACTGGAAAGCGAGTAGATTTCTATGACCGACCTGAGTTATCACTGGGGTCATACGAGTTTCTAGCAACAGTTGACTATTGCAAG AATAACAAGTTCCCTAGTCCACCTGCTTTCATTTTTATGATTGATGTGTCTTACAATGCTGTGAAGAGTGGCTTAGTGAGGCTAATATGTGAAGAATTAAAGTCACTCCTGGATTATCTGCCCAG GGAAGGGAACATGGAGGAATCAGCCATTCGAGTGGGCTTTGTCACCTACAACAAAGTTTTACACTTCTATAACGTGAAGAGCTCACTGGCACAGCCACAAATGATGGTGGTCTCAGATGTGGCAGATATGTTTGTGCCACTCCTTGATGGTTTTCTGGTGAATGTCAATGAGTCCAGGACAGTTATTGCCAG TTTGCTGGATCAGATTCCAGAAATGTTTGCAGACACGAGAGAAACAGAAACTGTTTTTGCACCTGTGATtcaagcagggctggaggcgCTGAAG gcagctgagTGTGCTGGCAAGCTCTTCATTTTCCACACCTCTCTGCCCATTGCAGAGGCTCCAGGGAAGTTAAAGAACAGGGATGATAGGAAACTGATCAACACAGATAAGGAGAAG ACTTTGTTTCAACCACAGACGAGCTTTTACAACAACTTGGCCAAGGACTGTgtggcccagggctgctgtgtggATCTATTCCTGTTTCCAAACCAGTATTTGGATGTGGCCACGCTGGGTGTGGTACCTTACCAGACAGGAGGCTCCATTTATAAGTATGCCTATTTCCAG CTGGAGACAGACCAGTACAGATTCCTGAACGACTTGAGAAGGGACGTCCAGAAAGAAGTGGGATTTGATGCCGTAATGAGAGTGCGCACAAGCACAG GTATTAGAGCAACGGACTTTTTTGGAGCTTTCTATATGAGCAACACAACTGATGTAGAGATGGCAGGTCTGGACTGTGATAAAACAATAACAGTGGAATTCAAGCATGATGATAAATTGAGTGAAGATAGTGGTGCACTGCTTCAG tgtGCTCTGCTGTATACAAGTTGTGCAGGACAGCGACGGCTCCGCATTCACAATCTCTCCTTAAACTGCTGCACGCAGCTTGCTGACCTCTATCGGAACTGTGAGACTGACACCCTCATCAACTACTTGGCTAAGTATG CATATCGTGGAGTCCTGAGTAGTCCAGTGAAGACTGTACGAGATGCACTGATCAACCAGTGTGCCCAGATCCTAGCCTGCTATCGAAAGAACTGTGCTAGTCCCTCTTCTGCTGGCCAG CTCATCCTCCCTGAATGCATGAAGCTGCTTCCTGTGTACTTGAACTGTGTGTTGAAGAGTGACGTTCTTCAGCCCGGCCCAGAGGTCACAACGGATGACCGTGCCTACATCCGTCACTTAGTGACATCCATGGACGTGGCTGAAActaatgttttcttttatccCAGGCTTTTGCCTCTG ACCAAAGCAGATGTTGACAGTGATTCCTTGCCAGCAGCCATTCGGAACTCCGAGGAGCGTCTCTCCAAGGGTGACATCTACCTGCTGGAGAATGGGCTGAACATCTTTGTGTGGGTGGGAGTCAACGTGCAGCAAAGCCTGATCCAGAACCTCTTTGGAGTGTCATCCTTCAGTCAAATTAGCAATGCCTTG AGTACCCTGCCAGTCTTGGAAAACCCCTTTTCAAAGAAAGTTCGGTCTATTGTTGATATGCTTCAAGGGCAGAGATCCCGCTACATGAAG TTGATAATTGTGAAGCAAGAAGATAAGCTGGAAATGCTGTTCAAACACTTTCTAGTGGAGGACAAGAGTCTGAGTGGGGGGGCTTCATATGTGGACTTCCTGTGTCACATGCACAAGGAGATTCGGCAGCTACTGAGCTAG
- the SEC24C gene encoding protein transport protein Sec24C isoform X3: MSVNQQTHTGPPYGQPQPGYQGFQQPAYGGQSLPGAPQSQYGAYNGPVPGYQQPVPPQGSLRAPPTSGAPPPASGASHPSGHVAYSQFEHGDVQNGIPASAAPVQRPPASQPFLPGSAPTPVSQISTFQQYGPPPGSVQQLRNHMAGMTIGSTAASAPPPAGLGYASVPPVSGSVSATGSGLYTPYSASQGPPLPSVSQALPVAQPPFPGQTIPTQRLPAQVPGFTPPPPSTGVGPSSYPPTTGAPRPPAMPGPPLPGQTVAGPPSSQPNHVSSPPPPSAMAGLHPGPPMSGLHGPPPPTHPPQPGYQMQQNGSFGQMRGPQPNYGGAYPGAPNYGSPPGPPPPPKRLDPDSIPSPQLNELPPQQKPRHRIDPDAIPSPIQVIEDDRNNRGSEPFVTGVRGQVPPLVTTNFLVKDQGNASPRYIRCTSYNIPCTSDMAKQSQVPLAAVIKPLATLPPEETLPYLVDHGESGPVRCNRCKAYMCPFMQFIEGGRRFQCCFCSCVTEVPPHYFQHLDHTGKRVDFYDRPELSLGSYEFLATVDYCKNNKFPSPPAFIFMIDVSYNAVKSGLVRLICEELKSLLDYLPREGNMEESAIRVGFVTYNKVLHFYNVKSSLAQPQMMVVSDVADMFVPLLDGFLVNVNESRTVIASLLDQIPEMFADTRETETVFAPVIQAGLEALKAAECAGKLFIFHTSLPIAEAPGKLKNRDDRKLINTDKEKTLFQPQTSFYNNLAKDCVAQGCCVDLFLFPNQYLDVATLGVVPYQTGGSIYKYAYFQLETDQYRFLNDLRRDVQKEVGFDAVMRVRTSTGIRATDFFGAFYMSNTTDVEMAGLDCDKTITVEFKHDDKLSEDSGALLQCALLYTSCAGQRRLRIHNLSLNCCTQLADLYRNCETDTLINYLAKYAYRGVLSSPVKTVRDALINQCAQILACYRKNCASPSSAGQLILPECMKLLPVYLNCVLKSDVLQPGPEVTTDDRAYIRHLVTSMDVAETNVFFYPRLLPLTKADVDSDSLPAAIRNSEERLSKGDIYLLENGLNIFVWVGVNVQQSLIQNLFGVSSFSQISNALSTLPVLENPFSKKVRSIVDMLQGQRSRYMKLIIVKQEDKLEMLFKHFLVEDKSLSGGASYVDFLCHMHKEIRQLLS; the protein is encoded by the exons GTTCATTAAGAGCCCCACCAACATCTGgagctcctcctccagcctctgGAGCATCTCATCCTTCTGGCCATGTGGCATACAGTCAGTTTGAACATGGAGATGTGCAGAATGGAATtccagcctcagcagccccagtgcagag GCCACCTGCTTCTCAGCCGTTTCTGCCAGGCTCAGCACCCACGCCTGTCAGCCAGATATCTACGTTCCAGCAATATGGGCCCCCCCCAGGCAGcgtgcagcagctcaggaatcACATGGCAGGGATGACAATTGGCTCtactgcagcctctgctcctcctccagctggacTGGGCTATG CATCGGTTCCTCCAGTCTCAGGAAGCGTCAGTGCAACGGGATCTGGTCTCTACACACCTTACAGTGCGAGCCAAGGACCCCCTcttcccagtgtgtcccaggcTCTTCCTGTGGCACAGCCTCCGTTTCCTGGTCAGACAATACCAACTCAGCGCCTGCCTGCTCAAGTTCCTGGTTTTACCCCACCTCCTCCTTCTACAGGGGTTGGACCTTCCTCTTACCCTCCTACCACAGGTGCTCCAAGGCCACCTGCCATGCCAGGCCCACCACTGCCTGGGCAGACAGTTGCTGGACCACCATCCTCCCAGCCTAATCATGTTTCCTCACCACCACCTCCATCAGCTATGGCGGGGCTGCACCCTGGGCCTCCCATGAGTGGTCTTCATGGACCACCTCCTCCCACTCATCCTCCTCAGCCAGGATACCAAATGCAGCAGAATG GTTCCTTTGGACAGATGAGGGGTCCCCAGCCAAACTATGGAGGAGCCTATCCAGGAGCACCAAATTATGGAAGTCCCCCTGGACCACCACCTCCACCAAAACGCTTGGATCCAGATTCCATTCCTAGTCCT caacttaATGAGCTGCCACCCCAGCAGAAACCCAGGCACAGAATAGACCCAGATGCAATTCCTAGTCCA ATTCAAGTGATTGAAGATGACAGAAATAACCGTGGGTCAGAACCATTTGTCACTGGAGTGAGAGGGCAGGTCCCACCTCTTGTTACTACAAATTTCTTGGTCAAGGATCAAG GTAATGCAAGCCCCCGCTACATCAGATGCACATCTTACAATATTCCCTGCACGTCTGACATGGCCAAACAATCCCAAGTTCCTCTGGCTGCCGTCATAAAGCCGCTGGCTACTCTGCCACCGGAGGAG ACCCTTCCTTATTTGGTAGACCACGGAGAATCCGGTCCTGTCCGATGCAATAGGTGCAAAGCTTACATGTGCCCTTTTATGCAATTCATTGAAGGTGGAAGGAGGTTCCAGTGTTGTTTCTGCAGCTGTGTCACTGAGG ttCCACCTCACTACTTCCAACATTTGGATCATACTGGAAAGCGAGTAGATTTCTATGACCGACCTGAGTTATCACTGGGGTCATACGAGTTTCTAGCAACAGTTGACTATTGCAAG AATAACAAGTTCCCTAGTCCACCTGCTTTCATTTTTATGATTGATGTGTCTTACAATGCTGTGAAGAGTGGCTTAGTGAGGCTAATATGTGAAGAATTAAAGTCACTCCTGGATTATCTGCCCAG GGAAGGGAACATGGAGGAATCAGCCATTCGAGTGGGCTTTGTCACCTACAACAAAGTTTTACACTTCTATAACGTGAAGAGCTCACTGGCACAGCCACAAATGATGGTGGTCTCAGATGTGGCAGATATGTTTGTGCCACTCCTTGATGGTTTTCTGGTGAATGTCAATGAGTCCAGGACAGTTATTGCCAG TTTGCTGGATCAGATTCCAGAAATGTTTGCAGACACGAGAGAAACAGAAACTGTTTTTGCACCTGTGATtcaagcagggctggaggcgCTGAAG gcagctgagTGTGCTGGCAAGCTCTTCATTTTCCACACCTCTCTGCCCATTGCAGAGGCTCCAGGGAAGTTAAAGAACAGGGATGATAGGAAACTGATCAACACAGATAAGGAGAAG ACTTTGTTTCAACCACAGACGAGCTTTTACAACAACTTGGCCAAGGACTGTgtggcccagggctgctgtgtggATCTATTCCTGTTTCCAAACCAGTATTTGGATGTGGCCACGCTGGGTGTGGTACCTTACCAGACAGGAGGCTCCATTTATAAGTATGCCTATTTCCAG CTGGAGACAGACCAGTACAGATTCCTGAACGACTTGAGAAGGGACGTCCAGAAAGAAGTGGGATTTGATGCCGTAATGAGAGTGCGCACAAGCACAG GTATTAGAGCAACGGACTTTTTTGGAGCTTTCTATATGAGCAACACAACTGATGTAGAGATGGCAGGTCTGGACTGTGATAAAACAATAACAGTGGAATTCAAGCATGATGATAAATTGAGTGAAGATAGTGGTGCACTGCTTCAG tgtGCTCTGCTGTATACAAGTTGTGCAGGACAGCGACGGCTCCGCATTCACAATCTCTCCTTAAACTGCTGCACGCAGCTTGCTGACCTCTATCGGAACTGTGAGACTGACACCCTCATCAACTACTTGGCTAAGTATG CATATCGTGGAGTCCTGAGTAGTCCAGTGAAGACTGTACGAGATGCACTGATCAACCAGTGTGCCCAGATCCTAGCCTGCTATCGAAAGAACTGTGCTAGTCCCTCTTCTGCTGGCCAG CTCATCCTCCCTGAATGCATGAAGCTGCTTCCTGTGTACTTGAACTGTGTGTTGAAGAGTGACGTTCTTCAGCCCGGCCCAGAGGTCACAACGGATGACCGTGCCTACATCCGTCACTTAGTGACATCCATGGACGTGGCTGAAActaatgttttcttttatccCAGGCTTTTGCCTCTG ACCAAAGCAGATGTTGACAGTGATTCCTTGCCAGCAGCCATTCGGAACTCCGAGGAGCGTCTCTCCAAGGGTGACATCTACCTGCTGGAGAATGGGCTGAACATCTTTGTGTGGGTGGGAGTCAACGTGCAGCAAAGCCTGATCCAGAACCTCTTTGGAGTGTCATCCTTCAGTCAAATTAGCAATGCCTTG AGTACCCTGCCAGTCTTGGAAAACCCCTTTTCAAAGAAAGTTCGGTCTATTGTTGATATGCTTCAAGGGCAGAGATCCCGCTACATGAAG TTGATAATTGTGAAGCAAGAAGATAAGCTGGAAATGCTGTTCAAACACTTTCTAGTGGAGGACAAGAGTCTGAGTGGGGGGGCTTCATATGTGGACTTCCTGTGTCACATGCACAAGGAGATTCGGCAGCTACTGAGCTAG